One segment of Sesamum indicum cultivar Zhongzhi No. 13 linkage group LG4, S_indicum_v1.0, whole genome shotgun sequence DNA contains the following:
- the LOC105159704 gene encoding cytochrome P450 93A2-like, whose amino-acid sequence MAEVREYLIFLIIWLISTILLRAFIKKRSSPRLPPGPLALPIIGHLHLLGPIAHQTFAKLSSRYGPLIHLYLGSVPCVVASSPEICKELLKTCESSFLDRPQTVVTNYTTYGSKDFTFAPYGDYWRFVKKLCMSQLLGGQTLDLLLPVRRDEMKYLIDFLFVKANAGKSVDMGSELMRMANNLISRMVMSRRCSEDEEEAGEVRKLVQDITELTGQFNLSDYIWFCKNLDLQGFKKRLNVLHGRLDGMIEKIIDEHQEERRKLKQTSKEGEVAKDLVHILLDIAEDESSEMKLTRENIKAFVVDLFIAATDTSALAMEWGLSELINHPNIMRKAAQEIDSVVGNNRIVQESDIPHLPYLQAIAKEILRLHPPAPLIPRESTEDCTISGYHIPAKTRLFVSIWAVGRDPNYWEDPLEFKPERFLPEDGSAKGQLDVRGQNFHFLPFGSGRRGCPGTSLALLLVQTTLAALIQCFEWKVEGGNGTVDMEEGPGLTLPRAHHLVCSPVVRLNPVPPM is encoded by the exons ATGGCTGAAGTCCGagaatatttgattttcttgatcatTTGGCTTATTTCCACCATTCTACTCCGagcatttattaaaaaacgaTCTTCTCCACGCCTTCCTCCGGGCCCTCTAGCCTTGCCGATCATTGgccatcttcatcttcttggCCCAATAGCTCACCAAACTTTTGCCAAGCTCTCATCACGCTATGGACCCTTGATTCACTTATACCTTGGTTCGGTTCCTTGCGTGGTTGCTTCATCGCCTGAGATCTGCAAAGAGTTACTCAAAACATGTGAAAGTTCTTTCTTAGATCGACCCCAAACAGTCGTCACCAACTACACGACTTATGGCTCTAAGGACTTCACGTTTGCACCTTACGGTGATTACTGGAGATTCGTGAAGAAACTGTGCATGTCTCAGCTTCTTGGCGGACAGACGCTGGACTTGCTACTGCCCGTCAGGCGCGATGAGATGAAGTACCTGATTGATTTCTTATTCGTAAAGGCAAATGCTGGCAAGTCGGTTGATATGGGAAGTGAGCTCATGAGAATGGCAAACAATTTGATATCAAGAATGGTGATGAGTCGAAGGTGTTCCGAAGATGAAGAGGAAGCCGGGGAAGTAAGGAAACTGGTCCAAGATATCACTGAGCTTACAGggcaatttaatttatcagaCTACATTTGGTTCTGCAAGAATTTGGACTTGCAGGGATTTAAAAAGCGGTTGAACGTGCTCCATGGCAGACTTGATGGAATGATAGAGAAGATCATAGATGAACATcaagaagaaagaaggaaaCTGAAGCAGACAAGTAAGGAGGGGGAAGTTGCAAAAGATCTGGTTCACATTTTACTTGATATAGCTGAGGATGAAAGCTCAGAGATGAAACTAACAAGAGAGAATATCAAGGCTTTTGTCGTG GACCTGTTTATAGCTGCAACTGATACATCAGCACTGGCAATGGAGTGGGGATTATCAGAGCTGATAAACCATCCAAACATCATGCGAAAAGCAGCTCAAGAGATTGATTCTGTCGTGGGAAACAACAGAATTGTCCAAGAATCAGACATCCCCCACCTCCCATACCTTCAAGCCATTGCCAAAGAGATACTAAGGCTTCATCCCCCAGCGCCACTTATTCCGAGGGAGTCGACTGAAGATTGCACCATTTCCGGCTACCATATCCCAGCCAAGACTCGACTGTTTGTCAGCATTTGGGCTGTCGGGAGGGATCCTAACTACTGGGAAGACCCGCTTGAGTTTAAGCCAGAACGGTTTCTTCCCGAGGATGGGAGTGCAAAAGGGCAGTTGGATGTCAGGggacaaaattttcatttcttgccATTTGGGAGTGGTCGAAGAGGCTGCCCTGGAACTTCATTGGCACTGCTGCTTGTTCAGACAACCTTAGCTGCTTTGATTCAGTGCTTTGAGTGGAAGGTTGAGGGGGGGAATGGCACTGTGGATATGGAAGAAGGGCCTGGCTTAACGCTACCAAGGGCTCATCATCTGGTTTGCTCCCCAGTCGTCAGACTCAATCCGGTTCCAccaatgtaa
- the LOC105159705 gene encoding cytochrome P450 93A3-like: MAEIQEYIIFLLIWLIPTVLLRGFMKKKSSPRLPPSPLALPIIGHLHLLSSIPHQAFYKISSRYGPLIHLYLGSVPCVVASSPEICKEFLKTHEISFSNRPKTVVSDYVTYGSQDFSFAPYGDHWKFVKKLCISRLLGGQTLDLLQPIRRQEINYLIELVSMKAKAGESVAIGSELIRMSNNVISRMVLSRRLSGDENEATEIREQVREITALTGQFNLSDFIWFCKNLDVQGFGKRLKSVMGRFDKMMEKIIEEHQSERRKFNQRSKEGEVAKDLLHILLDIAEDESSEMKLTRENIKGFILDLFLAGTDTSAITIEWTLAELINHPKILQKAVQEIDSVVGKNRVVQESDIPNLPYLQAIVKESLRIHPSGPIVVRESTEDCTISGYHIPAKTRLFVNVWAVGRDPNHWQNPLEFRPERFLAEDGSGKGQLDVRGQHYQLLPFGSGRRSCPGTSLALLVVQTALAAMIQCFDWKVEGIVDMEEAPSMTLPRANPLICFPVPRLNPIPSL; the protein is encoded by the exons ATGGCTGAAATCCAAGaatacattattttcttgctcaTTTGGCTTATTCCCACCGTTCTACTCCGAggatttatgaaaaaaaaatcttctcCACGCCTTCCTCCCAGCCCTCTAGCCTTGCCGATTATTGGCCACCTTCATCTTCTTAGCTCAATACCTCACCAAGCTTTCTACAAGATCTCATCGCGCTATGGACCCTTGATTCACTTATACCTTGGTTCTGTTCCTTGCGTAGTTGCTTCATCGCCTGAGATCTGCAAAGAATTCCTAAAAACACACGAAATTTCTTTCTCAAATCGACCCAAAACAGTTGTGTCTGACTATGTAACGTATGGCAGTCAGGACTTCTCATTTGCACCTTATGGAGATCACTGGAAGTTCGTGAAGAAACTGTGTATTTCTCGGCTTCTTGGCGGACAGACACTGGACTTGCTGCAGCCCATCAGGCGCCAAGAAATAAACTACCTGATTGAGCTTGTGTCAATGAAGGCGAAAGCTGGTGAATCGGTTGCTATTGGAAGTGAGCTTATTAGAATGTCCAACAATGTAATATCAAGAATGGTGCTGAGTCGACGGTTGTCCGGAGATGAAAATGAGGCTACGGAAATCAGGGAACAGGTCCGAGAAATCACTGCTCTTACAGGTCAGTTTAATTTGTCGGACTTCATTTGGTTCTGCAAGAATTTGGATGTGCAGGGATTCGGAAAGAGGTTGAAATCGGTTATGGGAAGGTTTGATAAAATGATGGAGAAGATCATAGAGGAACATCAAAGTGAAAGAAGGAAATTCAATCAGAGAAGTAAGGAGGGTGAAGTTGCAAAAGATCTGCTTCATATTTTACTTGATATAGCTGAAGATGAAAGCTCAGAGATGAAACTAACAAGAGAGAACATCAAGGGTTTCATCCTG GACCTGTTTTTAGCTGGAACAGATACATCAGCAATCACAATAGAGTGGACATTAGCAGAGCTGATAAATCATCCTAAAATCTTGCAAAAAGCAGTTCAAGAAATCGACTCTGTCGTTGGAAAGAACCGAGTTGTCCAAGAATCAGACATCCCCAACCTCCCATACCTTCAAGCCATTGTCAAAGAATCACTAAGGATTCACCCGTCAGGGCCAATAGTTGTGAGGGAGTCAACCGAAGACTGCACCATTTCCGGGTACCATATTCCGGCCAAAACTCGACTATTCGTCAACGTTTGGGCTGTCGGGAGGGATCCTAACCACTGGCAAAACCCGCTGGAGTTTAGGCCAGAAAGGTTTCTTGCCGAGGATGGGAGTGGGAAAGGGCAGTTGGATGTTAGGGGACAACATTATCAACTCTTACCATTCGGGAGTGGTCGGAGAAGCTGCCCCGGAACTTCATTGGCATTGCTTGTTGTTCAGACAGCCTTAGCTGCCATGATTCAGTGCTTTGATTGGAAGGTTGAGGGCATTGTGGACATGGAGGAGGCGCCGAGCATGACGCTGCCGAGGGCTAATCCTCTCATATGTTTCCCAGTGCCCAGGCTCAATCCCATTCCATCTCTGTGA
- the LOC105159706 gene encoding cytochrome P450 93A3-like — translation MAEIQEYIIFLLIWLIPTILLRAFVQKRSSPRLPPSPLALPIIGHLHLLSSIPHQAFFKISSRYGPLIHLYLGSVPCVVASSPEMCKEFLKTHEISFLNRPKTVVSDYVTYGSQDLSFAPYGDQWKFVKKLCISRLLGLQTLDLLQPIRRQEINYLIELLSMKAKAGESVAIGSELIRLSNNVISRMVLSRRLSGDENEAAEMKELVREITALTGKFNLSDFIWFCKNLDVQGIGKRLKAVMGRFDKMLEKIIEEHQSERRKFNQRSKEGEIAKDLLHILLDIAEDESSEMQLTRENIKGFILDLFVGGTDTSAITIEWTLAELINHPKILQKAVQEIDSVVGKNRIVEESDIPNLPYLQAIVKESLRIHPSGPIIVRESTEDCTISGYHIPAKTRLFVNVWAVGRDPNHWENPLEFRPERFLAEDGSAKGQLDVRGQHYQLLPFGSGRRSCPGNSLALLVVQTALASMIQCFDWKVEGIVDMEEAPSMTLPRANPLICFPVPRLNPIPSL, via the exons ATGGCTGAAATCCAAGaatacattattttcttgctcaTTTGGCTTATTCCCACCATCCTGCTCCGAGCATTTGTCCAAAAACGGTCTTCTCCACGCCTTCCTCCCAGCCCTCTAGCTCTGCCGATTATTGgacatcttcatcttcttagCTCAATACCTCACCAAGCTTTCTTCAAAATCTCATCGCGCTATGGACCCTTGATTCACTTATACCTTGGTTCTGTTCCTTGCGTAGTTGCTTCATCGCCTGAGATGTGCAAAGAATTCCTAAAAACACAcgaaatttctttcttaaatCGACCCAAAACAGTTGTGTCCGACTATGTGACGTATGGCAGTCAGGACTTGTCATTTGCACCTTATGGAGATCAGTGGAAGTTCGTGAAGAAACTGTGTATTTCTCGGCTTCTTGGCTTACAGACACTTGACTTGCTGCAGCCTATCAGGCGCCAAGAAATAAACTACCTAATTGAGCTTTTGTCAATGAAGGCGAAAGCTGGCGAATCGGTTGCTATTGGAAGTGAGCTTATTAGATTGTCGAACAATGTAATATCAAGAATGGTGCTGAGTCGACGGTTGTCCGGAGATGAAAATGAGGCTGCGGAAATGAAGGAACTGGTCCGAGAAATCACTGCTCTTACAGGGAAGTTTAATTTGTCGGACTTCATTTGGTTCTGCAAGAATTTGGATGTGCAGGGAATTGGAAAGAGGTTGAAAGCGGTTATGGGAAGGTTTGATAAAATGTTGGAGAAGATCATAGAGGAACATCAAAGTGAAAGAAGGAAATTCAATCAGAGAAGTAAGGAGGGCGAAATTGCAAAAGATCTGCTTCACATTTTACTTGATATAGCTGAAGATGAAAGCTCAGAGATGCAACTAACAAGAGAGAACATCAAGGGTTTTATCCTG GACCTGTTTGTAGGTGGAACTGATACATCAGCAATCACAATAGAGTGGACATTAGCAGAGCTGATAAATCATCCTAAAATCTTGCAAAAAGCAGTTCAAGAAATCGATTCTGTTGTAGGGAAGAATAGAATTGTCGAAGAATCAGACATCCCCAACCTCCCCTACCTTCAAGCTATTGTAAAAGAATCACTAAGGATTCACCCATCAGGGCCAATAATTGTGAGGGAGTCAACTGAAGACTGCACCATTTCCGGGTACCATATTCCGGCCAAAACTCGACTATTCGTCAACGTTTGGGCTGTCGGGAGGGATCCTAACCACTGGGAAAACCCGCTGGAGTTTAGGCCAGAAAGGTTTCTTGCCGAGGATGGGAGTGCGAAAGGGCAGTTGGATGTTAGGGGACAACATTATCAACTCTTACCATTCGGGAGTGGTCGGAGAAGCTGCCCCGGAAATTCATTGGCATTGCTTGTTGTTCAGACAGCCTTAGCTTCCATGATTCAGTGCTTTGATTGGAAGGTTGAGGGCATTGTGGACATGGAGGAGGCGCCGAGCATGACCCTGCCGAGGGCTAATCCTCTCATATGTTTCCCAGTGCCCAGGCTCAATCCCATTCCATCACTGTAA